The DNA segment AGTCTAGGACTCCAGTGGGGTTGTAGCATCACTAGCGTTATACTTGTGATGAGGATTACATAAATAACATTCCAAGTAGTTGGCATGTGTATAATACATACTAAGGTTAattttaggggaaaaaaaagtatcaaattCCTTTAACATtggtatatataaaatatggcTACATTTAACTTTGTGCTGTATTATCTAACAAATTTGTTCGATGCTAtagttctaaattttttttcttctttactcactcctccacttcctcatctcatattattgaatctttattttatcttttttttttctttaatcttaACTTCTAGGAATCTATATAATTCtccatttatattattaaaatatatttttatttgtaaataaataaatttaaatttacaatctcTTCTGACTACTTGATGTGTATTTAAAATTACCATTAGATAAAAATGGCTATTACATAAAACTGACCGATAGAAATAACGATCATATAAAAAGATGtgtattttgaaaagaaaatagtttcATTATTCCCAAAGTATTTTATGGcacatgatatttttaatattcctaTTTATTTGTCAGTTTTTgaataattaaattgaaaattaaaaacgtTTACTAATTGAGTATTCATTTTGGATTTCTCAAGTTAGTAAATATTACTCAATTAAGAGatgaaataaacaataaaagatcattcttcttaaaaaaaaaaaaaatgcttcttctctttttctattcaaaatttttaatcatCAGTCACACTTGTTGACCTATCATATCGTAAGCACCTGCTATTTAAGTAGCTAATAAATGaaactatttaaattttgtCACATAAAAAAGTGTGAATATGGGTGAAAAGTTATATAGGATCACCCTGTTTAGATTCGAAAAATgttctatctcatctcattattataattttttaaaattttcatataaaatataataaataattcaatttttttaaatcttaattcaacttttttaaattctaaaataataataatattaaaaaataatattctaataatattttatttaacttttatctttcatataaaactatctcatctcatctttgaaTCCAAACCAACCCTTATACTTTGttgtcaattttaattttaattactcTTTCTTATCTCTTatatggaaaatgaaaaaaaataaacaattaaggTCATGTTtggtaagttaaaaaaatataaatccatTGGACactataaaatttcaaataaaaaactcatactttgttgtcaattttatttatttttattaattaataagtatTAAAGGAGAAACTATATCTTTTATCCATGCATAGTAATAACTTAAACCATACGATAATTGTgtttttaaatagatttattGAATGTACGAGTATGAatatttaattagttatttgAGTTGCAAACTCCAAAACCGTACATAGAGAGTTTTAGTGAGAGaaactctcccttctctcttgGGAACAAGATCAAGAAAACTGTTAAGAGGGGAGGAGAGAGAACAAGATCAAGAAAACTGTTAAGAGGGGGgagctcctccctccctcacaTCTCTCTTTTCCAGTTAGGTATAGGGTGGTGTTTGTgagtggttttgttttttttagaacATTAATAATAGCTGTTGGTCGTGACTTTGATGGGATGAAAGACCATTACCAGGTTGGGTTACCGAAGTCCTCAACCACAACATATCACGCAGTTTGGGCGGAGAGATTTTACACAAAAGTGGTGGAGGAGCTCGGCTACAGATGACCATGGTTTTGGGTGGTTTGAAAACCATGACCTAGTCTAGTGTCTTTGATCGTTTTGGCTGGGAGGAGTTAGCTATCAGGCATATTATGAAAACATGCATGCTTGAGAGGTGCATGTGGGGAAGAGTTAATGGTTTGGGGCTAGTTTTGTCCGAAGAAATGGTCTGCTGAGGGGACGGAGCCTAGAGGTTTTACGACGATAGGGGCGTCAAAGCGGTTTGCTCTCGGAGACGATGTTTTGTTTGTGGGTTGGGATGCAATCTGGTGAGGTTAAGGACTtctgttttatccatggaaaacagaggatTTTTTTCTATTTGCAGGCCATCGTGCATGGGCGGTTAAGGCGTCTGTCGGGGGTGGAGTCTGGCTGTGGCTCACGgctgattctctcttggatggTGGTCGGGGAAGGGGTGACGAAGACGGTGTagacaattttacttttttttggtttttttttattcctgtcTTGCTTGTTCTTTTCATAGCTTAGTTTTCATTCTGTTTGATTTTCTGGTTTTGTTTAGTCTGGAGGCGATGCAGCCTTCCGTTTTTGTTGTTTAGTTTTCTGAATTTTCGTTTAGTCTGTAAATAAAGTGGCTTTCGGTGGCTGTTTTATGGTGCTATCCGATGGCAGCAGTTCTTTCCTATGGAATTTGTTATATTCTGAAGTTTGGCTCGCTTTGCACGCCGAATGTAGGCTGATATGAGACAGTTGTAGGATGAGGTAGGAGGGAGAGTGCGCTGGGGTAGTATTCTATTAGCTACTCTGTCATGTACGGGTAGTAGGACAGTGGGATCAAAGTGGGGAGTGTAggttttattgttttgttttgttttatttcctaTTCTGCTACGTGAATAATTTGAAATAGcaattctcttttctcttttggaggagAAGGGTAGTGAGTCTCTATCCTCCTTTGGAGGATGAGGGTGGAAGATCCccctcctcctttggagggtgGAGGTGGAATGTGTTTGTTTTCTCATAGACAAATCGAGATGGACACTTCTATTTTTACAGAGTCTTCCATCTCAGAAGAGCTGTGTCATTAgagagttttagaagttttttagATAGTGTCCAGCACAATGAAAATTGTGTGTGGGGGGCTTATAACTGATAAGTAGTTGGTTAATTAATCGGGATTTGTACTCAGATTTTTTttgtcacagttgtaactttcttcattcatgaattgaattgaagtctattttaaaaaaaaaaatagttatttgaGTTCGTTTAAGATTTACGCTTTCAAGATCTAAACTCAAACAATCTGACATGAATCCAAATGATACCATATGACTTACCACCTTTACCTATACTTAAtagaaaatagattatatagAATAGTCAAAGATGGCTTTTGTGGCTAAATCTTAACTAAGAATTTATGCGAATGCTCTACCAGCTAGTTAAATATAAGGGTGCTGAGAgcaatattttgaatatcatATCAGATGTCGTATTGGTCAAGGTattgaaacgaaatattttgatactgATACCGTTTCGTATACTGTTTTGGGAtaatcgatatatgaataaattatatatataaatatatattaattatattctaaaataatagtctatatatgaataaattatatataaatacacatatataaaaattataaatagcttgGTATGAATTAGAGGTAAAAAAATAAGCTTGTAgttagaagaaatgaaaaaaagagtgAAGGCCAAAATACTGGCCAGTACGTAGGCCAGTATAAGCCGAAATATTAATCGGTATGGCCGGTATTTAAATCGGTACGAAACAGATATAATTTCTGTACCAAACTAGTGACAGGTACGACATATACTCGTTGTACTGGCTGATACGGTACGAAACTTGCAACAATGGCGGGGAGTTCGGCTTCTCACTAGTGTAtctcatttatgatttttttttaattgcatatgcatttttttaatatttttaaatattaaaaaaattcataacattattaaaaactaCTATCattaaatcaaaaaattaaaataaaattccaacAAAAGCCACTGAAAGACTAGCATTTTCCTAAAGGCAATGCTAGTGTGCTATCCAACTTTGACCGCTGAACACCTACTAatacaaattttcttttttattttttttatcttttattttttacatttttcaacatatttaaatattttttaaaaaataaaaaatacatcaatatactaaaactcactttattaattattaaataaaaaattaaaaaataattgaatatatAAACGAACAAAATAAGGATGTAAATTCAAGAATATActaccattttcctttttctaaatataaattacaaatcGACACCAGTGTCTCGTGAGAataatagattattattttttattctctcgtcaaaataaaatatttataaataaattaacggATACAATATACTAACTTCAATGAGTGAGAATCCCTCGGCGAACAGAGCACTCTGAATGTGGCGATGGGTTTTCGCCAAGCAGAGAAAAACTTtacggaggagagagagaaaagagcaGAATAATAGATTGTTTAGTCCACCTAAATTCGAGTTTCCTtgttttatcaaaaaataaaaaatgagtttcCCTCATTCAATTGGAGTTTTGACGTTGTTTATATGTGGCTACCAAGCCCATTTTGCCTCTCTGATAATGGCTCTCACGTTTAGAGTACCAAACGTCTCCGCCTTCCTTCTAAAATCCTCTCCATCCCTAGCATACCCATATCCTAAACGAACCAAAATGTCCCTAATTGTCCGCTCCAATGCCTCTCTCTCTGCCTCAGCTGGAAGTACTAGTAGAAGGCTTCCTATACTGCTCTTTGACATCATGGACACCCTTGTTCGCGATCCCTTTTACCACGACGTTCCTGCCTTCTTCGGGTACTCAAATTTACTCAATTTTCTCTTTGACCCCGTTTCCGGAGTCCggtgattcttcttctttgctatTTGGTTGCTCAAACAATATGTTGTATGCATTGTTCTTTGGGCTGACAAATGGGATTTATACTAAACTCGGTTCTgtataattagttttaattCTTTTCTTGGGATCCAATATGGGATCGGTCGGGTTTACTTTCGAAGACATGGTTATTGAGTGCAATGAACGCGTAAAATTCTTCTAAAATAAGTTGAATTCATTACTTACGTAAAAAAGAATGTTTAATCCATACGAGTGAAGTTTCCTGGCTGAGTATCGTTAAGTTTTAGCTGCCCTTAAATGCACCAGGGAAATGTGCTTTTGTTATTGTTTTCGATGTCTTCATTCAAAAGGGCTTTCTCGTTTTCCCGGGAGATAGCATTCCTCCAAATTTATAGCCATTAAAGATAAACGTTCTATTGTTTGAGGATACATGCTTGAAGTGGAGATAAGCTTGAATATGTTTTCTGGGGAATGAAAGAAACTTTATTAGAAGTTTATAAAGAATACAATTTCATCTGTTTGCCTGACATTAGACTTTTTATAAGAGGGACTTTAGCCATTTTCTACATTTCATGATTCTCATTGTCTTGTATTGAAATCGTGTAATTCAGTTGTTGTAAATTGGCGTTGGAGGCTAATGGAGTTTCAATTTCCATGGCCCCAAGCTCACTTCGGAGAAGTTCCTCCAGCCCCTATGGATTTAGCCAAAAACTTCTTATAGATCCTTATGTGCTTTAATGGATTTGTAGAGCTACCACAAAATATCAGAGGGCCTCATAAAATGAAATGTTTGACAGTTATCCCTCTAGTGGTAAGGCAAAAATAAGTGCATAAATTACAACAGAATAGTTTTGTGACTATGAAAAGAATATGCATAACTGTTAATGGTAAGAGCAGTGACATTAATCATCCACGGCAATAATCACAACCCAAATAATTTACTGGAATCATGGGTACTGGGTATTACATGTTGTAACTCATTTGAGTTAAGATGCTAACAGACTTTATAGGCTTCTAAGAAGAACCTGACACATAATCGTTTTCACACCCTGAGGTTAAAAgcactcttttttctcttcgaTGAATTCTTCCAAAAATTTTTGATTAATTTGTTTATACCATTACTAAGATAATCAGATTCAGATTTTATGCTCAGAATGTCATTGAAGGAACTTATAGAATGCAAGCACCCGACTGCATGGATTGAGTTTGAGAAGGGGATGATTGATGAGGTATGCTCATAACTGGTCATTGGTTTAGAAAAGTATGGTTTTTAAGATCTTCACTACCACATACACCCATCATTAGtgatttgtataaaaataagaCTCCCATTCTTGTTGAAATGATCTTTATACTTTATTTCTTGTTGTTGCATTTGTAGTAAGTTCTAAAGGAAAAGAAGCATACAGTAGGCTGTTTTGTGGggttttgttttggtgtttttttttccacgggggggggggggggggggggggggggtggcaCAATAGGACAGTGTGCGATTAGGCTCTTCATATTGAAGATTTCTTGGAATTATAACTTCTGTTCACACACACTACAAATCTgggtgatatatatattttaattttttaggacATTTAACGTTTGCTTGGGTTTCTTTGATTGTGGCTTTAGATATAATCACAGAAAAAACCATTGCCTAATCTGCAACATCAAAGCACCGAAAAAACTAGTTTTGTCAATACTTTCAATGCAGGTGAAGATGTCGAAATGGATCTAAGAACGGCACTAATGTATTAACATTTGgataataaattcaaatatgAATGAGGAGTCCATGTAATACTGTCTTTTTAGCTTTATGGAATAAGTTACTCTTACCCTTTATCTAACACAACATCTAATTGTGAGTTGATGTGGCCACTTAATTCTCTTCagactatatattttttgataagtaataagagaatTAGGCTCTCGTATTGAATGGAGATAATCTTATTACCTAgtgaataggcatagcccaagtacataggaagtatacaagaaaaaacacctaaatacaagctagaAACTAGAAAAGTCTAAAAACAAATATGAAGATTATTCAATACAAGAGCCTTATCCCAAAAACACAaagtattaaagaaaaaattcccAAGTTCTCCCATCGAACATTCTCATCAGACTATATTTATTTCCCTATCTCCACCATCTCAACCTAAGCAGTGCTTTTGAAGGTTCATAAAGGTACATTATAGCCATTTTTTGTCAATTGTagatgaaaatagagaaaatccAATATTTGATCTAGCTTTCATTATATCTTTAACTTTTTACTGCTGATGTATGCATCAATGTTATGAAAAAAGCTATTCGTTTTGCATATTACCTACTTCCTTATGCTTAGGATGGTGATTcttttccatatattttttcaGGAGATTTGCCTGATATTTTTGTACGTATTCTTGAATTTTCTATGTACTTCATAATAATCTTTATTACTACAAAATATAGGTGGAGCTTtccagaatattttttaaagatggcAGATCTTTCGATTTAGAAGGTTGGtgagaatatttcttttctactttGCAGCAATCACCacttttgttttgatttcatCGTTCTTTATTACAGATTTACAGTACGTATGTGACTAGAACAATGCTAAATATTTGGGGTGGTAGGGCAAGGAGGTGGTTTACCAGTGATGCCACCTCGACTTTCAGTATAAAGTGTGGTACAAATTGTAAACTATATGTGGTTACACTTGTTTATGAgtattgaaaattatatatggaACCTCATTGTATTTTGGTTCACTCTTTCCTTGCCCCTCCATGAAATCTTGTGCATGTTGTAATTGATAGTTTTCTGGCCTCCATAAAATCTTTTTGGCAtgcaatttgaaaattttattgataaatgtgAGACctaagtatacaagaaaacaaagcAATACCCTAAAGATGTGTAATTGAAGGTAGAAATGTCAAAAGAAGTACATATAAACTCCCAAAAATAGTAGGATAAGTTTAAAAATAACATGATTGTTTGGGACTgacttttgttgttttgtttttattggttttcaaaattttgaatgggAAATGAAAACAAGGAGTTACATTTGGATGTATTagtttctgtttttttattttttattttgttaaatatgtttTCACCCATAAATTTTTTAGTTGTTTCACACTTTTCTAGAAACTGACAGTGTTACTCTCCAACTACCCCACTTATTATCAAATAGCACTTCcgttaagatttttattttattttatgaatagcACTTCCGTTAAGATTTTACCATGTAACCTGTTTTTCGCCATCTTAGTGTTCCTACTTGAACAAAGAGTGCTATTTGTCATTTCCTTGTAGTTTGAATTACAATGTGTCAATTTTTGTAGAGGTTTAAAGCTAAAAACACAAGTGTAAAACTCTTTACAGCTTGTGGGTAAAGAGTCCATCTAACTATTTCTTTGGTTAATGGTTTCAAGataaccagtttttctcaaaatcATCAAGATGCCCAATAAAATCTTGGCATGTGTCCACTCCACtagatctacataaaaaaataataataataaaaagaaaacacaaaaaatgccTTGAGAGGGCCATTAGGGTTCGAATTGTTTTTGGGGTTGCAGGGGAGGGGGGGATCCACCCTTCAACTCCTCTCAGGAATCCACCCCAGCGACAAGGGTCTCTACCCTCCCTTGCAATGGAAACATAGAGGAAGGGGGAAAGACTCCTAGCGACAATGGTCTCCATTGCTAAATCAAGCCTGTATCCTTTTCCatcgaaatatatatatacaaatatgtctgtgtgtgtgtgtgtgtgttaatgTAATCTAGAATGGTATAGTGATACAATTAGTATTGAAGTGTTTTGCACAACAGCGTGctccaataatattttataactctTCCCCCTGATTTTACATAGTGGGAGTATGAAACACTAGGACATCATACAATTGTCAATCGAACACTATACAATTTTGTTGCTTCAGAAAGCTGTTCAAGGAAATATTATTTGAAAGTGTCTTTTAGTTTGGTTATAAAACTGTTAAAAACATATCCTGAAAATATGCCATAGTTTCTCAAATTGTTACCTATCagaaagattattttaatagttGGGATTGGGTAGGTCTTACgaaattattgttttattaatgCATCCTTTGAAGGTCAACATGTTTGAATGAGCATGAATTTGCAAGAAGTGTTTTCCACCCTTTGTTTCTGAGAAGAGTACCACATCTAATTCCCTTTTGAATTTGTCTCGGTCGAGAGGTGATTGTTGAATATGTATTGCTTCCCAGGTTATTGAAAGTTTTATGTATCATGAGATTTGCTTTTATGATTATCTCAAATCGctttttccttttgttattGACTGTAACTTGATTGGACGATCACCAAGCTCAGTTGGTTTGTGAATTTTCCTTGTCAACATGCTCTTTGAGCAGATTCTCATTAGGTGTGTGAATTTCTTAGACCCACTTAGGAGcaatcacattttttattatgtCAATAATTTAAATTGCATACTCCTAGAACATGCTGCATATTATTAACACTCTTGCTGATATTGTGAAGGTCACGTTCATATGTTGTCATAGGTATGAAAAATTGTATGAGAAGGGGATATTCCTACATTGAAGGTGTTGAAGAATTGCTTCACgcattaaaacaaaacaaatatgaaATTCACGCTTTCACAAACTACCCAATCTGGTGCGATAAGATATTTATTTAGTGATTTTATAACCATTTTAAGAGGGTTATCTTTTCAAGAAATCTTGTTTTGTAGGTACGAAATGATTGAGGACAAGTTAAAAGTTTCAAGATATTTGTCATGGACATTTTGTTCATGTATaaatggtatgtgcaatggtttggctctctctctctctctctctctctctctctctctctctctctctctctctctctctctctctctctctctctctctctctcgtgtgtTGACTGTATGGGTGAATAATGCATGAAGCATGTGTCTACATCGAATGCTACCATGTTGagtgaattattattattgttgttaatATTACtatcatcattattattatcattgtaAGTGTGATGATACACACAACCCTTTTCACggctatattttaaaataggaGTATTTTGGTAAAATGACGAAACTTTTATAATAGTTTTTAGgttattttacaaaaacacccttcatttaaaacatggttATGAAAATGGTTGTGTAAATGGTTGCATGTTTATTATTTTCctaattattattactatttccGTTTTTATTGGATAAGCATCAGGTTAAGTATATtattatacttatatatatgaattcacTTGACATAAAGTCTGCAGTGTGTATTGTAATAAGCATATTATTATTGTCTAATTTGTGTCGaagaaaaacataattttaagatacctataaaaaaatatcaacttCAGAGTTGCAAAGAAAAATAGTTGCtccaaaaaagtgaataattgtaaataaaattttccacTTATTAAGATGAAGGATTTTTGTTATCCTTTGAGGCTGATCTGGTTTAATCCAAGACTCCAAAGCAAAAGATTTTCTCCGTGTAGAATCATCGATGTTCATATATGAAGAGAGCAGGACACCTACTACATGGACATTGCCATCAATTGTGAGAATGATCCTTTTTACCATATGTTTCAGGAAAGAGGAAGCCTGATCCTGATTTCTATTTGGATGTTTTGAGCCAGCTTGAAGTTAATTCGGAAAACTGTATCTTCATCGATGATAGgttgtattcttgatatttttttcaGTGTTGGACTGTTTTCATGATGGGATAACTACTTTTACATACATTTGGTGTGCTTTGGTTATTCTCGTCTCAATCTTTTGTATGATCAAAATCATATGAAGGGATTGTGATGTTTTGGTGTTCGGGAACTAACTAGGATTATTATAGTTTGTCTGACTGATAGGCCATCAGGGAGCAGTCGGGTATAAACCGTTTTAGTCCTGTCACCTAGCTGAACTCATGGTAGGACATATCAAATTGCCATTGGATAGGAGATttaattttgcaacaaatagtTTGCATAAATTTTCTCTTCTCGAACAACTATATCCTACATTTTCTCTGCATGCAAGACAGCAGAGAATGATTGAAGTTTGGGTTCAATTTATGGGTCTTTTTCGTGCAAGAAATTCTTGTATACTACTAGTCTTATCCACACGCCCTATATTCTGTTTCCTTGTTTTGACCAATGGGAATAtgcaaatttatattttatggtaTTCTTAATGCTTCCCGTCACAAGAGTCATTGTACAAAaccaaatttgattattttctcaatttccATGATGGGTCTGTCACAGGTTGAAAAATGTAGAAGCCGCTGCAGAAGTCGGCATTGTTAGTCTACATTTCAAGAACACAAATTTACTGCTTCAAGATCTCTCCTCGATGGGAATTGACTTCTCAGTAGAAGAAAATCACCGTCAGTACTAGCCCAAGTTTGCAAAGGAACACACCTGATTTCTCAGTACTCATGATTCTAATAACTTGATTTGTTCCTACTGTTACattagttttggttttttataGACTATATAGGGTACAGTTAATCTATTAAGAGATGAGTATAACGAGTAagggttttgctacacaacctcccaacactccAACAccccacattttttttaatttttattattttattttttatcaaatatttaatatataaataatgaataaattaattaaattaattgaaaaagaataaatttaaaaaaaaatattaaaaaattaaaaaaagatggGATGTTggagtgttgggaggttgtgtagattttttcaacGAGTAACGAGTAATTATACTTCTGAAATTGATAGGATGCAAATCCTTCAAGAGCACGCTACTTACAGTCCCCGTTGAGGGACTGCGTGCGGACGAATGGGGCTTTTGGTCATTTAATCTTCAAATTATGGTCAAATGTCAAAACTGCCCATAGCATATTTCCCTCCCTCCAGATGGAATTCTCAGATCCCTCCAGCGATAGAGCCAACGTTGTGTGGAACTCCAACGCCGTCAGCCACTCTTCGAGTTTGGTCCGCCACAGTCGGCGTCAGCTTCTCCTCCACCACTTTCTGCCGCCGACAACATAAACTCTCTGAACAAACTAAGTTTTTTTAATCAACTTTCTTTTAGATATCTTTTACTTCCCTTCCCACCCCATTTTGATTAAGCTATGCTATTTGTTCTCTGTGAAGTAGTCTTCAACTTTGAAAAAATAGTGTAATAGCAGTGTGCACCCAGAATTTTCCGGCTATTGAAAGTGTTATGGAGCCTTGCCTTGGTACTAGAAGGACAGTGCCTGCCACGAAAGGTGAGAGTAAAATTCGTGAGAGGATTGGTTAaatgtgagaaaagaaaagtacGAAAAACACAGGAATTTTCATGTTTTTCATCCACTTAATTTCCTAGTCTAAAAACACCCACGTTATTTCCAGTAACCTTACATTTGCTTTTTGGATGGGTCTCCCCCTTGAGTAATCTATTATATAGACagatgtatttatcaaaaaaaaaaaaaaaattatatagacagATTGATGCTGACAAAGAGAAATCCTGCAGAAAGTGAATTTCATTTCCTATGAAAATCAAAGTGACCTTAAATCCTGACGAAGAAgaaatctagagagagagagagagagagagagattctggCATTGGAGGGTTTTTGATGggaagggggagggggagggggaggggacTTTGTGGATGAAACCATCCCCGTGCGTGAGCGATCCCAAACAAGGCCTGCACCCAGAATTTATCATCTTTCAATACATTCCTACCATCGTTTACATATCATGCAAAACAATTTTatgccttattaaaaaataaaaataaaacaaaatcaatagaaattggCTGCGCTAATctgtcatttcttttctttctttttcctattgGTCTCGGCAAATATGAAGAGATACATTGATAAACGAAATAAGAAAACATCACAGTTCAAGTAGATGAATGCACCATCCATGGCACTAGATCATGCCATGTTGTGTTCACTGGCGAGAAATTGGATGGGGAGAAGTGTTCGGACTTCGGGTACCAgtgttcaaaattattttttgtaaattgcGGTGTATtaatgaaggatatgggtgaaaATTTAAactagaaaattgaaaaaccggTTCGAACTAGTCTGGAACCAGtttttatatgttaaattgGTTAAATTGGTCCAATTTCGGTTCTTGGCTTTCCGGGACCGAACCAGActggtttataaaatatatatatatataattattttttaatattatataaaatattttatatatataatttttgtatataatatatataattatatatgaataattttatattataatttataacagaaaattttaatcttaaatataaatatttgtttgatcatatgttattcatataatatatatatattaattacattttgtggcctaataaattctcaatatattccttttgataaatacataatacattagtaatactaatatacattaatatattaattatattttactttaattaattatatacattagaaaattatatttttttatgatattgacacttgattaaaatcGAAAAATTAGACCGAGCCGAACTAGAACTGGTAAAACTAGAAGTATCggtttaaaaagataaacaATTTAGGATCGgttcttgaaaatgcaaaatcgGTATATATCAGTTTAGtctcaaaatttatataaaatgagatcaaACTAGACTCGTTATACCTCTAGTCAAAAAGATCAATCCATAATTCTATAAACTAGTAATCGTATGGCTgtgcaaaaatttaaaaatttggctTTGTATTAACTCTATAGTCTTGAAattggagtcgg comes from the Carya illinoinensis cultivar Pawnee chromosome 8, C.illinoinensisPawnee_v1, whole genome shotgun sequence genome and includes:
- the LOC122319148 gene encoding flavin mononucleotide hydrolase 1, chloroplatic isoform X2, which encodes MSFPHSIGVLTLFICGYQAHFASLIMALTFRVPNVSAFLLKSSPSLAYPYPKRTKMSLIVRSNASLSASAGSTSRRLPILLFDIMDTLVRDPFYHDVPAFFGMSLKELIECKHPTAWIEFEKGMIDEVELSRIFFKDGRSFDLEGMKNCMRRGYSYIEGVEELLHALKQNKYEIHAFTNYPIWYEMIEDKLKVSRYLSWTFCSCINGKRKPDPDFYLDVLSQLEVNSENCIFIDDRLKNVEAAAEVGIVSLHFKNTNLLLQDLSSMGIDFSVEENHRQY
- the LOC122319148 gene encoding flavin mononucleotide hydrolase 1, chloroplatic isoform X1, encoding MSFPHSIGVLTLFICGYQAHFASLIMALTFRVPNVSAFLLKSSPSLAYPYPKRTKMSLIVRSNASLSASAGSTSRRLPILLFDIMDTLVRDPFYHDVPAFFGMSLKELIECKHPTAWIEFEKGMIDEVELSRIFFKDGRSFDLEDLQSRSYVVIGMKNCMRRGYSYIEGVEELLHALKQNKYEIHAFTNYPIWYEMIEDKLKVSRYLSWTFCSCINGKRKPDPDFYLDVLSQLEVNSENCIFIDDRLKNVEAAAEVGIVSLHFKNTNLLLQDLSSMGIDFSVEENHRQY
- the LOC122319148 gene encoding flavin mononucleotide hydrolase 1, chloroplatic isoform X3; protein product: MSFPHSIGVLTLFICGYQAHFASLIMALTFRVPNVSAFLLKSSPSLAYPYPKRTKMSLIVRSNASLSASAGSTSRRLPILLFDIMDTLVRDPFYHDVPAFFGMSLKELIECKHPTAWIEFEKGMIDEVELSRIFFKDGRSFDLEEILFCRYEMIEDKLKVSRYLSWTFCSCINGKRKPDPDFYLDVLSQLEVNSENCIFIDDRLKNVEAAAEVGIVSLHFKNTNLLLQDLSSMGIDFSVEENHRQY